AAATGCAGCTTCAATAGCCGGCATGCTGTTAACAACAGAATGTGTGGTGGCAGACACGCCTAAGAAAGAAACCAGCTCCGCAGCACCTGCAGGTATGGGCGGAATGGACTATTAAAAAACATCTCTTAATAAAAAAGGAGGAAATATGACTAACATGGTTAAAAAAGAAAACGGCCGCCAACCGGCCATCTTTGGAAGTGTTATTGATCAGGTCTTCCAAAGCAACCTGTCCCATTTTTTAGATGACGATTTCTGGGGTTTCAATGGTAAGATACAACGGAATCAGGCCCCTGTGAACATCCGGGAAACAGAAAAAAGTTTTGAGCTGGAAATTTTGGCTCCCGGTTTCCAAAAACAGGATTTTCATCTCAATCTTGCAGGCAACACCCTTACTGTTTCCGGCGGGCAGGAACAGGAGAAAAAAGAAGAGAACACAAACAATGGCTGGATCAAACAGGAATTTAAGAAAATGTTTTTCAGCCGTGACTTTACCATTGATGATTCCATTGAGGCCGGAGGTATCTCTGCCAGGTACGAAAACGGGATCTTGTACCTGACACTTCCCAAAAGCCAAAAAGCGCAGCAGCTGTCGCGTGTTATTGAGATCAGCTAATGCTTATTTACAGCAAAGGAGGGCTTGCCCTCCTTTGCTGATCTTATGTTTTCCCGCGGCATGTGCCATCGGCCTTAACATCCTGCCGCCGGTAAGCGCAGCTTCTTACCTTTGTGCTACACATCAATGACCGGTTTATGAAGAATACTTTTTGCATTGTACTTTATATCAGAACCCTAAATGGACTGGAAACTTTTGGCAGATTTTATTTAGGAACTGACAGGCAGATGGCATATACATTGTTTAATACCCTGAAAGGCAAACCGGATATTGATGAATCCCAGGTACTCTCTATAGGATTGATTGAATCGCGTGATGAATTACCGCTCAACGTAAAAATAATCGGCTGCACATTAAATGAATTGACGGAGAATTGCCGCATCATCACCAGGGAAGTATTTAAGCTGTTCAACCTAAAAGAGTAATACAAGCGCTTTAAGGAAATAATTCTTGCGCTGGAACAAAACGCCGGGGTCTACTCCCGCCCATCCAAAACCCACTACCTCATTCAGCACGTGATACAGCCATTGTTTGCAAAAATGGGTATTGAACCTAAAGGGGAACTGATGTTCCTGTTATGTTGGGCAGGAACTATTCTGGCTGCATTTATTTTATACAAAACAGTGGAAGAACCTTTTTTAAGGCTTAGGCAAAGAATCTCTGGTATCTAAATCTCCAACAACTCGCAAGGGCCAACTTTCAAAAACTCTGCAATAGCAAACAACTCGTCCAGGTGTGGCTGGCGGGAGTTTGTAGCCCAGTAAGATACGGTTTGCGGGGCGATCTGTAAATAATGGGCTAATTCCTTAGCAGTCCTATGTTTTAAGGCAAGCATTGCTTTTATACGATTATATCTGCGGTGCTTATAGGCATGATGGCACAAATATAAAGAGATGAAAATTATCACTTCTTGAAGGGAAAACATACGATAAGTGTATAAATGCTATCATTTGTGTGTTAATATAATTGCTGGTGTTTTTTCAATCATATATTATGATTTAAATTCCCCCAAAAAAACTTTACCACTTCCCCACTTTCCTATAAATAATTCATTTAAATGAGTATTTTCGGGTACGTTACCGAAATCTTCATTCCACCCATCATTTCTTAAAATATGGCAGATCAGAAACAATCAAACATCCTCTCCTGGCTCAAAGGCCTCGGCCCTGGATTAATCATCGCCGCGCTTGTTTTCGGGCCCAGTAAAATGACTATCACCTCTAAATTAGGTGCCAACTACGGCTTTGATCTATTATGGATCATTGCGGTAGCCATCTTCTTTATGGTGATCTTCACCAACATGTCTGCCCGTATTGGATATGCTACGCAACAATCTCTTTTGAGCAGCATTAAAGCACGTTGGGGAAAAGGAGTGGGGATCATTATTGGTATAGGTGTTTTCCTGGTCTGTACCTCCTTCCAGGCAGGGAATTCAGTTGGAGTAGGAGTTGCCATGGCTGAATTAACACACACTTCTACCACGCCATGGATCATTGCCTTTAATATTATAAGCATTGCACTCCTCTTCTTCAGGGCCTTCTATAAAGTATTGGAATGGCTGATGATTGCCTTGATAGGATTGATGTTACTGTCTTTTATTGTAACCGTTTTTATGATCAACCCTGATCTGCAGCAAACAGCCGCTGGTTTCATTCCTTCCATACCGGAAGGCTCACAGGGCCTCGTGATCGCCTTTATGGCTTCCTGCTTTTCTATCGTAGGGGCATTCTACCAATCTTACTTGGTACAGGAAAGAAGACGGATCCGTGGGCTGCAGCCAAACCAGGCGGAGCCCAGGAGAAGAAGCGACAGCGTCACCGGTATCATCATCCTGGGTTTCATGAGCGCCATCGTTT
This DNA window, taken from Chitinophaga niabensis, encodes the following:
- a CDS encoding helix-turn-helix transcriptional regulator encodes the protein MFSLQEVIIFISLYLCHHAYKHRRYNRIKAMLALKHRTAKELAHYLQIAPQTVSYWATNSRQPHLDELFAIAEFLKVGPCELLEI
- a CDS encoding Nramp family divalent metal transporter; its protein translation is MADQKQSNILSWLKGLGPGLIIAALVFGPSKMTITSKLGANYGFDLLWIIAVAIFFMVIFTNMSARIGYATQQSLLSSIKARWGKGVGIIIGIGVFLVCTSFQAGNSVGVGVAMAELTHTSTTPWIIAFNIISIALLFFRAFYKVLEWLMIALIGLMLLSFIVTVFMINPDLQQTAAGFIPSIPEGSQGLVIAFMASCFSIVGAFYQSYLVQERRRIRGLQPNQAEPRRRSDSVTGIIILGFMSAIVLICAAAILHPRNITVNTASDMSLALEPLFGSYASGLFLIGLFGASFSSIIGNAGVGGLLLGDALGYGNNFSAKSIRFFIALVMLAGAIIAIAFGKLPLELIVFAQSVTIFVVPVVGIAMYLIANDEKIMGKDKNSAFVKVAGALGLLVILALAIINFKDIFLK
- a CDS encoding Hsp20/alpha crystallin family protein, whose amino-acid sequence is MTNMVKKENGRQPAIFGSVIDQVFQSNLSHFLDDDFWGFNGKIQRNQAPVNIRETEKSFELEILAPGFQKQDFHLNLAGNTLTVSGGQEQEKKEENTNNGWIKQEFKKMFFSRDFTIDDSIEAGGISARYENGILYLTLPKSQKAQQLSRVIEIS